The genomic segment CCTTTTCCAATACTGTCCGATCTCCcccattttcccaaaaaaacgCACACCAACTGTTTGTGTAATTGTCCCTTTGAAAGAAAACACAATACTCATAGAATCATTTGAACTTAAAACCCCCAGTTGGATTAAGCTGGAGATAATTGTGGGTCATTTTCATTACCCATTAGATCTGAACAAAGACCCACTTTCAATACTGTTTGATTTCCCCATTTTCCCAAAAAACGCACACCAGGTGTTTGTGAAATTGCTCCTTTGAAAGAAAATACGGTACTCATAGAATCATTTGAACTTAAAACCCCCAGTTGGAGTAATTGTGGGGCATTTTGATTACCCACTAATCACCCATTAGATCTGAAGAAAACCAACATTGGACTTGTCTGATTACCCCAAAACGCACACCAACTGTTTGTGAAATTGCTcctttgaaaaaagaaaaaaaaaaactcgaaaTCCCCAGTTGGATTTAGCTGGGGTTAATTGTGGGGCCTTTTATTGAAGTTCTTTAATCACCCATTAGATCTGAAGAAAACCCACATTTCAATACTGTCtgtttttccaattttcccagTTTCCCAAAACGCACACCAGGTGTTTGTGAAATTGCTCCATTGAAGAAAACAGAGTTTGAAACCCCCAGTTGGACTATTAAGCTGGGGGTAATTGTGGGTCATTTTAATCATTTCCCTAATGGGAATGCCCGTAAGACGATGAGCAAAACTACAACATACCAAGAAGAAGAATTTCACGACTCTCTTGACCGTTTACTATCATCAACTAACACTTCTtgttcttcatctcctccttcAGATAACGAAGAAGACGATTTAAAAGATCTTAATTTCAACTTTGGTCCCCCAAGTTATGATGTTTGGATCTCTGAACCCTCATCTGTTGAAGAACGACGTATTCGTTTACTCAGTCAAATGGGTCTTACCCGTGACCCGACCCGACACAGACCTTCACTTTCATACTCTGCTGCTGCGGATTATGATGCTTCTGATAGACCTGAGGGTATTTTTGGCAGATCGGTTTCAGCAAATCATTTGAAGTGTGGTGAGGGTATTTCTGATAGTATTATTAATTCCGAAATTAGTAGTGTTTGTGGGATGGGACGATCAAAATCGGATAGTGATCGTAATTCTTCGaataattgttgttgttcttcgaATTCAGTTCATAAAGATACTGAAATTGTTTCTATGAATTCTACTTTCTTGTCATCCGTACAAGTAAATAAGGCCAATGGGGTTGGGCTTGATGGTATAGTTGTAAATAATAACCGAAATCGTAGTAAAAGTCTCTGCGAGGATCTATTGTGTAATGGCAATGGATCCCCGAAAAAGCCACCCACAGGAAAGACGAAAACTGATGTGCACAATAATGAGGTGGAGGAACGGTTGGAATCGAATGGAgatcttggaattgaagagCAAGTGTGTACAATAAAGAGTCTTGATGATGGGAAGGAGTTTGTTGTTAAGGAGATCAAGGAAGACGGGACGTTGAAAAAAGTCAAGGAAGTGGGTACAGGAAGGCAGTTGACCATGGAAGAGTTTgagatgtgtgttgggacttcACCGATTGTTCAAGAACTAATGAGAAGACAGAATGTAGAGGATGGGAATAAGGATAATTTGGATTGTAATACAAATGAGGATGGTGAAACTGGACCCAAGTCGAAGAAGAAGGGAAGTTGGTTgaagaatataaaaaatgtgGCTGGTGCTATGACAGGTTATAAGGAGCGGCGGAGCAGTGATGAGAGGGATACATCATCTGAGAAAGGTGGCAGAAGGTCGAGCTCAGCAACGGATGATAGTCAAGATGCTTCTTTTCATGGGCCTGAAAGAGTACGGGTTCGACAGTACGGGAAGTCATGCAAAGAACTTACAGCAATGTATAAGAGCCAAGAGATACTGGCACATAATGGGGCTATTTGGACCATCAAATTTAGTTTGGACGGGAAGTATCTCGCTAGTGCTGGTGAGGACTGTGTAATACATGTCTGGCAGGTTACTGAATCAGAGAGGAAGGGTGACCTATTGCTGGATAAACCAGAAGATGGGAATTTAAATCTCTTGCTTTTGGCGAATGGGTCTCCAGAGCCAACTACAATGTCACCAAATGATGGCCACCCggagaagaaaagaagaggaaggTTGTCTATAAGTCGAAAATCGGGGAGCTTTGACCATGTTTTGGTACCAGAGACTGTTTTCGCACTTTCAGAAAAGCCTATCTGTTCATTTCAGGGCCATGTGGATGATGTGCTTGACCTCTCATGGTCCAAGTCTCAGGTTAGCTGGCACTCTTTATTTTTATCTTGGACACTTTCTGGACCCTTGATTTCCCTACAAAAGAATTAAGCTTTTTTCACGGTCCTTGATGTTAAACATTTCACCAATGTGAAGTCGTATGTAGCTTGTCAAATATCTTTTGATACTACCTATCAAATAACAATATATTTGAACAGTTAAGTCCATATGAGTACATGGCTTATAATAGATGAGAAGTGGAAGCTGAAATTTGAATTCTAACAGAATAGAGATGATTCTTTTGGTCAGATGTCAGATAGTGTTTATATTTTATCGATCAACGTGTTCCACTTACCTTCTATTCCCCCCTGAGAATCGGTAAAATTTATTAAGACTTGCAATCCATTTGCCACTGGTTCAAGTtgacaaataaatatttagggtTAAAGTGGTGTGCTGAAAAATAGATTTCTGTCATTGCGGATCTAGTAGTATGCAACATCTTTTACTTTACTATGAAAGAGTTGCTGAAGGTATACGAGGGCTGGTTCTTCTTGTGTTCTAGCAGAATGATATCATGAGTTACTTCGTCTGTGAGGACACAAGAAAACCAAATGAAGAGTTGTTTAATCTCTTTACAAGATGATAGACAGTGGCCGGCCTCTACACTAGATGTCACTCTGTTTGCCTGGAGCTATATGAGCTTGTTAACGAGTACAAGTTGTGCTTCTTATCTGACCCCTTCAGTTGGAGGGGAAAAAAGTAACCCTATCTTTTATTATAGTTGCTTTGTCTCACCCATTTGTAAAAGATTGATACCAAATAGCAGACTACCAAAGCTTGATTCTATCCACCCATCATTCAGTATCTCACGTTAAGCTTTCCCAAGTTGACTGCCACTTAGCACCTTTTCAGTTACTAGTTTCTTCCTTGTTTATGACATGAGCGAATATCTTGTAATGAGAATAAATGGCGGTAGTCTAATGGACAGAAGGGTTGAGCTGGCTGGTATTTATATCAAATGGGTTATGCTGTTGCGGCTTGtgcttgtctttttttttccgCTTAAATTAGCTCACACCTTTTAAATTAAATTGTATAGAGAAATCTGGCATATTTGGGTTGATACAGTAGAACCActtaaattaaattgaaggggagccttggcgtaactggtaaagttgctgccatgtgaccaAGAGGTCACGGGCTCGAGCCGTGGAAatagcctcttgcagaaatgcaaggtaaggctgcgtacaatagacccttgtggtccggcccttccccggaccccgcgcatagctgGAGCTTAGTGCACCAGGCTGCCCTTTACAGTAGAACCACTTACTTTGCTCCAGTTTCTTCCTCGGTTCTGAGAATATTATCCAGATGACAATAAccattaaaaatatatatatacttttatcGGGATAGCAGTTGTATGGTTATAGATGCTGGATGATTCTTAAAAGTTGCATAGTTCTTATAAAAAGGTGATTCGTTAAAGTTGAATAAAATGACTCCTGATATTTGTTCTGATTGGTGGGAACCCTTGAAACATCTGTTCCTGTTGGTTTctaaatttgggttgttggagcCACAAGCCAATTATGGTCATTGGATTAATGAGCTAATTATTGTACTTTTTCTCTGATACATTCTATCACTTCCCTTTCACAGCATTTGCTTTCATCGTCAATGGACAAAACAGTGCGGCTTTGGCATTTGTCTAGCAACTCTTGTTTGAAGGTCTTCTCACATAGTGATTATGGTATGTCTATCGACTCAAGCTCTCATTTTTTCACCCTTCTTTTCCCCTGGGCgaagcttttttattttaatgaacATGACTGTCAGCTTTTGTTAAGAATTTCAAAAGAACAACAATGACCTAGAAATTACTTCAGATAGATGAATATCTAGGCTGGAACGTCTTCACTAATTGACTGATTTTAGTGTGctctttgacttattttctttgGCACAGTAACCTGCATCCAGTTTAACCCTGTTGATGATAGATACTTTATCAGTGGGTCGCTGGATGCTAAGGTTCGCATATGGAGCATTCCCGAGAGGCAAGTTGTTGATTGGAATGATCTGCATGAGATGGTCACTGCCGCATGCTATACACCAGATGGTCAGGTGAGACTGGTAAACATAGTGCTTGTAGTGGTGTTATGTTGAACCAACAGGAAGATGATAAACGAGTAGTACATTGCATCCTTCCAATTTAGTTGccaatttctttttattgttgtttgaagGGTGCATTTGTTGGTTCATACAAGGGGAATTGTCGTCTCTACAACACATCAGGTTCGACTTGTTGTCCCTCTTGTTTCCTTGTTCCCCCTCCTTCTCATCCTGCTCTAGAGGAAAATTAAGCACTCTTGATGCTGATATTTTGTGCCTCTCTATTTTCAGATAATAAACTGCAGCAAAAAGCTCATATCAATCTgcagaataagaagaagaaggctCACCAGAAGAAAATTACTGGCTTCCAGGTAATTCTTGATTGACTGTTGTTAGATGAACTGGTTTTTGCCTTGGTTGATCTTTACTACTTCTTTTTCTCCACATATTGTTGTTCCAAAAAGTCAAGAATGCTTTCCCCCTCTCATGTTAACTGGAGATTATGGGGCATAATGTGTGTATTCACGCATATCTTTCAAATAACTTCAAAGTAGCCAGTTCCTGGCTAACTCCAAATAGCAAGTAGGCGTTAATACGCAACAGATGGAATATTTGCTTTTGTCTGGATAAATTTACCTTTTGACCTTCGCAAATTCCTTAGTTGCTGATAATTTTAAATGTACAGTTTGTGCCAGGGAGTACATCAGAAGTGCTTGTAACATCTGCCGACTCAAGAATTCGGGTGGTTGATGCTGCTGATCTTGTTCACAAGTTCAAAGGTACATTGAAACTGCTATAATTACCTTATAAAGCTGGTCGGTTGGTGAATGGAGTTTATAGTGAGTCCCACTTGACCAATCGTATATGACAGTCTAAAGCTGGAAAATCAGGCCTTTTTTATAATTCAATTCCACCTTATGGACACAATTGCAATCGCACTGAACTTGTGATGGCTTGTAGAAGCTGCTGGGACTCCCACCCTGTGAAAGTGCTTGCACGTTTCTATTTAATGTTGAGTGTCTCATTCTTTTGTTACTTTCCTCTGAAAAATCTGGGTGGCAAAGAATGGAAAACAGTAAAAAACTTATCtatattttgtgtttttttccTTAGTTTGATCAATTATAATTTGAAAATCTCATATGCTCCAACGATGATTAGTCATTTTCCATTTTAACaatcaaaaaagaaatttctaTAAAACCAGATGGAAAAACATGATGTCAGAAGGCAAGAGAGAGAACACTGACTGGAGAATGCTAG from the Lycium ferocissimum isolate CSIRO_LF1 chromosome 11, AGI_CSIRO_Lferr_CH_V1, whole genome shotgun sequence genome contains:
- the LOC132036826 gene encoding uncharacterized protein LOC132036826 — encoded protein: MSKTTTYQEEEFHDSLDRLLSSTNTSCSSSPPSDNEEDDLKDLNFNFGPPSYDVWISEPSSVEERRIRLLSQMGLTRDPTRHRPSLSYSAAADYDASDRPEGIFGRSVSANHLKCGEGISDSIINSEISSVCGMGRSKSDSDRNSSNNCCCSSNSVHKDTEIVSMNSTFLSSVQVNKANGVGLDGIVVNNNRNRSKSLCEDLLCNGNGSPKKPPTGKTKTDVHNNEVEERLESNGDLGIEEQVCTIKSLDDGKEFVVKEIKEDGTLKKVKEVGTGRQLTMEEFEMCVGTSPIVQELMRRQNVEDGNKDNLDCNTNEDGETGPKSKKKGSWLKNIKNVAGAMTGYKERRSSDERDTSSEKGGRRSSSATDDSQDASFHGPERVRVRQYGKSCKELTAMYKSQEILAHNGAIWTIKFSLDGKYLASAGEDCVIHVWQVTESERKGDLLLDKPEDGNLNLLLLANGSPEPTTMSPNDGHPEKKRRGRLSISRKSGSFDHVLVPETVFALSEKPICSFQGHVDDVLDLSWSKSQHLLSSSMDKTVRLWHLSSNSCLKVFSHSDYVTCIQFNPVDDRYFISGSLDAKVRIWSIPERQVVDWNDLHEMVTAACYTPDGQGAFVGSYKGNCRLYNTSDNKLQQKAHINLQNKKKKAHQKKITGFQFVPGSTSEVLVTSADSRIRVVDAADLVHKFKGFRNTNSQISASVSADGRYVVCASEDSHVYIWKHEGDSRPSRNRGVTITQSYEHFHCQDVSMAIPWPGISDNLRFPDSSFGEEQNGHADHIDEASTANHPPTPIEENGTECSPLVSGCSNSPLHGTLSSAMNSYFFDKFSATWPEEKLLLATKNRSPRVSIDASVDYSNGLNQSKSAWGLVIVTAGRRGEIRTFQNFGLPIRI